In Eulemur rufifrons isolate Redbay chromosome 29, OSU_ERuf_1, whole genome shotgun sequence, one DNA window encodes the following:
- the LOC138377202 gene encoding LOW QUALITY PROTEIN: putative uncharacterized protein PKD1L1-AS1 (The sequence of the model RefSeq protein was modified relative to this genomic sequence to represent the inferred CDS: inserted 1 base in 1 codon), which translates to MALRTKTCEHEPAVRLVSTPWLVLNSALLCKPGQTPRHAQSKLRPAKAPGGRDEDTERHEERRIHXEAETGGRNATYWHTLCTCTDGRAEKLVTDGNNCWFCKQGDRKFYLISPLECSAVKNWITERQGVLTHCAVLAGLTLLVSHKSDKGDNIH; encoded by the exons ATGGCTTTGAGAACCAAGACCTGCGAGCACGAGCCAGCTGTGCGCCTCGTCTCAACTCCGTG GCTGGTTCTCAACTCCGCACTTCTCTGCAAACCTGGCCAAACTCCACGCCACGCGCAGAGCAAGCTGAGACCTGCCAAAGCACCCGGAGGGCGggatgaagacacagagaggcaCGAGGAAAGGAGAATAC cggaggcagagacgggaggcAGAAA CGCCACCTACTGGCACACACTGTGCACCTGCACAGATGGGAGAGCCGAAAAGTTGGTTACTGATGGAAATAACTGCTGGTTTTGCAAACAGGGAGACAGAAAATTCTACTTAATTTCACCATTAGAATGCTCAGCAGTAAAGAATTGGATTACTGAACGCCAGGGAGTGCTGACTCATTGCGCTGTACTTGCGGGCCTCACCTTATTAGTGAGTCATAAAAGTGACAAAGGGGACAACATTCACTAG